ctctgggggtggggcccagtattctgtgttttaacaagcctccTCCCTGCTGCAGGGGGTTCTGATGTCCAACCAAGTTTGACAGCCACTGTTCTATGGTCTCTGACTCCCTCCTTTCTGTCACAGTGTCAGAGCGGCCACCATAaactttttgctgactgtttaaaCATAACCAACATGTTGGCACAACTAAGATAGAACCAAAATCCACTGCTAGATGTACTTCTGTTGATGAGCGCTGAAATGTGTTAACCTTAGCTACTGGACTGATtgtcagaaaggaagaagattTTGTTGGTTTACATCAGCCAGAATAAATTGCCAGCTGACACTCTTTGTATGTGGTAGTCACAAATACTATAAATCATTGACTGGAATTTGGTGACAGCTTTCCTGCCCCACCTCCCGGCAGACAGCATCTTGTTAGTGTGTCATGGGGATGCTAACAATATATTTACTGCATCTTCTAAGAAATCTGATGATTCTgggagttatttttctttttgtatgtggaacatcataaaaaagaattgcagtgtttcatttctttttctattacattctcttgctgcttttataatgctctttctaaaaaatatagatatataataacaacaaaatttgCTTCCAGAAGAGAATGGATCACACATTGTgttatatctgtgtgtgtgtgtttttctccctAGCCATATTTGTACACATGGGAAATAATCCTGCTATAATGTCATCTTAAAGGGCTGCCTCAAGGAATCTCAGTGTTGTTGGCAAAATTGAATTTTGCTGACCTAGATCACATTATTGCTTTTCTAATTTGACTATGGCTCATCCAGAGCTAGAAAACTTGGTCAGCTGGCCTATTGATTCGTTGCCCCAAAACTTTTGCACTTGTGCCTCCAGCTGAACTTGCCTCTGATATTTTAACTTGCTCTACAGAGGACCCAAGTTTCATGTTTTTAACCCTTTTGAAAATGGtggttttgttctttattttcttcttttaagtgCTGGTGCTACTGGAGAATTGCACAGGCCCAAGAAGGCAGAGATGAGAAGGGAAATTCCTATCAATATCTGATTGGAATATGAGACCCATGCTGGGACCCCTTCTAGAGGTGGCAGGTAGCAAATAGGAAAGTGAACATCCAGAGAAGGCCCAGAGGACCTGGACACTTAGTGCTGGCTGTGCCACTAACcacctgtgtgaccctgggcaagtcaccaTACCTTTCTGGTCCTTAGTCTTCACAGCCAGGCAATGGGAACTTGGAGGATCTGACTTTCAGGATTTCCATCTAAGCCTTAATAATACTTTCTGGACTCTAATTTTATAAtgcttataaataaaaatagttgatAAGATTTTTAaggatcatatggcagctctatttttagtttgttaaggaatataatcaagattgccagaaaaaatatcaataacatcagatatgtggatgacacaaCCGTTATGGcgcaaagcaaagaggaattaaagagcctcttgatgaaagttaaagagaagagtaaaaaagctgacttaaaactcagcattcacaaaactaagatcatggcatcctgtcacatcacatcatggcaaatagatgtggaaacagtgagagactttattttggggggctccaaaatcactgcagatggtgactgcagccatgaaattaaaagatgcttgctcttggaagaaaaactatgaccaacctagacagcatattcaaaagcagagacattactttgccaacaaagttccatctagccaaagctatggtttttccagtagtcatgtatggatgtgagagttggaccataaagaaagctgagcaccaaagaattgatgcttttgaactgtggtgttggagaagactcttgagagtcccttggactgcaaggagatccaaccagtaaatcctaaaggaaatcagtcctgaatattcattggacggactgatgctgaagctgaaactccaattctttggccacctgatgtaagaaattgactcatgggaaaagatcctgatgctgggaaagattgaaggcagaaggagaaggggacaacagaggatgagatggttggatgacatcaccaacatgatagacataagtttgagaaagctctgggagtttgtgatggacagggaagcctgatgtcctGCAGGcaatggtgtctcaaagagtcagacacgactgagtgactgaactgaactgaactgatatccagagaaaaccataattagaaaatatatatgcaccccaatgttcatagaagcactatttacaatagcaaagacatggaagtaaactcaatgtccactgacaggtgaatggataaagaagatgtggcataatcttctttatccattcacctgtcaatggacattgagtttacttccatgtctttgctattgtgtgtatatatatatatatatatatatatatatatatatatatatataatcaggcttccctgatagctcagttggtaaagaatccgcctgcaatgcaggagacctgggttggattcctgggttgggaagatcccctggagaaggcaaaggctgcccactacagtattttggcctggagaattccatggactgtatagtccatggggtggcaaagagtcggacatgaccgagcgactttcactttcacatatatataatggaattctctgtgtgtgtgctcagttgtgtctaaccctttgcaaccccaaggattgtagcccaccaggctcctctgtccatggaattttccaggcaagaatactggagcagcttgccatttcctccttcaggggatcttcccaatctagagatcaaatccatgtctcctgtatctcctacattggcaggtggattctttaccacagagtcaCTTGGGAAGaccaatggaatactactgagccattaaaaaagaatgaagtgatactatttacagcaacatggatggacctatagATCATTATGTTAATgcaagtcagtcagacagagaaagacaaatatcatatgatattatggatatatggaatctgaaaaatggcTACAAGTGCACTTATCTACAAAACCAAAATAGAGCTAtagatataagaaaataaacttatggctaccaggggtaaggaggggagggataaactggaagattgggattgacacatacacattattatatataaaataaacaacaaacacCCAGAAAAGTActctatatattataataatgtataagggaaaagaatctgaaatatatgtatatatatagctgaatatgtataactatatataatacataaatatgtatgtataactgaattactttcttatacaactgaaactaacacaacattgtaaatcaactatgctttagttaaaataaaataaataattgataagTGAAACCTCAATTTTATCAATAGCAGGGTCAAGCGCAAGAGGAGGTTGAGCACATTTTTATTTCCCTAGCCATGAAACCTTCAGGTACTTTAGGAAGCAGGAAGAACATTTCTCTACTACAGACTCTTTAGCCCATTTCTGCAGGGCCTGGCTTCTGATatctttgccattattttctatGTAACTCCTGGCAGACATTCCCACTGATGACATTTTTCTTTACTAAACATTCCCAAACTAGATTACTCTTTTGGAAGGAGGCAAAGTTGATGTTTACCATGTAACTTCAGAAATTCTCACTGATGTCCCGGCTCCTTTGTGACCTACTCTCAATGAAAATGTTGGTTTGTTTTGCTGAAAATTTTACCTTCATTTTAGTTGTAAAGGATTTGTTACCAAAGCAAACCACTcattatacacaaatatacaatTTCAATGTTTTATAGGAGACTATTTGACTTAATTTCAATAAACAgtcattagaaggaaagaaatagaaacaatagagagAAGTAACAGCACATACATCATCAAACTGGGCTGACCTACATCCAGACGTAAACAGTGCTGAAAAGTCGCGAGTAACAGCAATCTTGAGTTCCAATTGGGAAAGGGTCCTGGGCAGTGCATCCACCCCATGGATGAGACTTCAAAGTGCAGTTTTGTGGGCTCCTGCTTATAATTCCAAGCTGAAAACTGACATCATCAGTTTACACACAAAAATGcagcttctttttttaagttttacaatGGTGTTTGTTTCACCTTGTGAGTCATAAGACTTAGACCCCGAGTGCTGGCCAGATCCTCAGAGGCTTATGAGATTCTAAAACCCACTCCCTTTCTTATCTAAATAACCATCTGACTTGTGCTTGCCAGCAGGCATGAAACTGGGCAGTGTCCAGGCATGTCAGAGGCCTTCTCTCCTGCTTCTAAAGCCTGAACAAGATTTCCTCCactttaatttccctaacatgaTCTGAATCTTCTCACTCCCATTCTCAGCTCCCATTCTTAAAACAGGTGATAACACAGAAAATCAGCCCTTGGGATCACATTGCTTTGGGCAATGACTCTCTCTTACGAGGATTTTCCAATTGGCCCCTCTCCCCAAGTGCCAAGTGCCTGTGATGCCTCAGGAGCCATTTCTGAGATCCCAAGAAGTGAGAACTCTGGTGTCTCCACCTCCATTCTGACAGACCAACTCCATTGCTTCCTAGCTCCAATTGTACTGATTTTTATTCTGGAGTTCTACATAATGttgaatttaggggaaaaaaagatttattgcCTTAAaacttataatgaaaaagatGGAAAACCACTGTCTTACTGAAcgtctctgttgctgctgctgctaagtcgcgtcagtcatgtagATCTGCCCATATTTCCAGGCTCTTCCTTTCAAGGATTTTTGCTCATTTCCCTCAGTTCATTCATCCACTTCATAGAAATATGAACATCTGTCACAGAATGTGGACATGTTCCAGTTATTGTTTATGTGGAGGGGGGAGTAATAAAGATGAAACACGCAATCCTTGCCTTTGTTTGGGTTCCTACTGCAAAGGCAGAGCTGGAGAAAAAGGCTTTCCTTTAGGACTTGGATCCCAGGGAGCAGGATAGCAAAAGAGGGTTTGTGAAATAGGGAATAAAAGAAACCAGCATGGGTCTGCATCAGCAAGTTGGCCATCCACTTCCCAAGCTCCAGCCAGAATCCAAAGTGGCAGGGATTCatgcctctccccactcccagaaGGACTGAAGTCAAGATGGCAGCAATTGATGTACAAATATACTCTCCCTCCCTCACCAATGGGGTGGAGGTAGGCCATGGAGGTAACTCTTCTACACTGGCATCTAGAATTTCTCAGGAACATTAGGCTCTGGTTGCTTATGGTAGGAACTGCTTTCTTAGTGCATCCTTTGCTTCCTGCCCTTCTCTGTCCCACTTCTCCACTCCCCTTACCAGTGCTTTGGGCAAATCTCCTCCCAAGTAAACTACTTGCACTTGAATCCTTATCTCATGGTCAGTTTCTAAGGGAACCCAATCTAAAACAGGGATATTTAATAGACTATCAGAAATTTGGGTTGGgaatatgagagagagagaataggcaAATATATAGATTCAAAACCAaacagcagttttatttttatactatgCAATATCCAACATAATTCTCCAAGTACTGTAGACAATTCTTGGATGGACTGATGTACACCTTGGGATGCTACACGGTTGACTAGTATTAAGCTCCACTTCTGGCAGCATGATTGATCCTGAAAACCCTGACTGCCTCTCAGTGTTTTAATAATTTCTCACCAATAGTACCTAGTAGGACATCAGGAATACCTTCTCTGTGGTAGCTTTTGGTTTCCTAGGTGTTCCCACTTTGGGCTGAGAATTCCTTGGATCCTGACTTAGCCCTCCTTTTGAACCAATCCCTGTATTTACACATTTTGACAATGTCTCCATGGAAAGGAGGTAATTCTCGGTGGAAGAAACAAAGTTGTGGAGTGATCTACTGCCAGTCTGAACAATCAGTTAatttaaatatgatattttaaatgtatttaaaagttgTGATGATAGAACAGCATGCATATTTAGATGTATTTATCAAATATTAATCTATTGAAGACCACTGAAGCACAACCTCACTTTCTGTGCCTTTAGAATAAAGGTTCTCTTACTAGACATAGTTGATGGTCACTAAATATTTGCTAGAAGAAGGGCTTTCTAAGACTGTATCTAAATTTCATATAATGTGTCATTGACTGGGAAAGTTTTAGTCAGTtttgagtgtgagtgtgtgtgtgtgtgtgatggaaccACAGAGCAATCTGCTCAGCCATTGCCTTAGGCAATAGCAACTGAGTCATATAAGGAACAATGTTGGAAGAAGTGTCAATCTTTTCTAACTTTTAGGCTTGTGATAATATTGACTAGACTGAGAATTTTTAGTTCAATGGCAAAAGctcaaaatatgattttttcttAGGGCAATTTTCATGAACCAAATTATTAGCAAATGGTAGGTGAGAGGGATTACTTTGAAATAATGTTCAACTGAGATCTGCAACACTTGgtgatttctttaaaagattttgtttgtgACCCATGGAGGTCACAATTACAATCCTTTTGCCCTAGTATGAACTGCCATTGTGTTACCATATGACAAATTTCAGAAAACTCAAGAACTTTGCGAtggctgagtgagtgagtgaaagtcgctgagtcatgtccgactctttgagacccccatggactctagcctatggaattctccaggccagaatactggagtgggtagcctttcccttctccaggggatctttccaacccatggatcaaacccaggtctcccacattgcaggcagattctttaccagctgagccacaagggaagaccttgGGATGGCTGATTCATTCTGTATTGAACAGCTTGGATATTCAAACCACAGTATGTGGGGGTGGGTGCTGTGTACACACAAAAGCAAAATCCCAATGCACAGGAATCAGCATCTCCGTCAACACCCTGTTTACAGCTAAACACGCACAGACCCACTGTGCCTACCAGCCAGGACCAATTGCATTTGTGTGGGTCTGTGCTGCCTTTCAGACAGGTTTTTGAAAAGAGTAGCCTGGAGTATTTCTGAATACAGTAAtgaaagttgttgtttttttttttttcccctcacataCCGGAGGGTTTTCCTATAGCCTTGAATATCAGCTTTTGAATCCCTGAAAGCTCTTAGCACacaatacagtttttttttttttattcaaagagTACAGTATCAgtaaattctttttctgagatgaaTAATACAGTTTTAAAGTGATTGCAGAGTTCCTGAAGTTAGTAGGACTTTGGAGAATACAGGACAACTTGAACCTAAGGTGCTTAAGACCCTTGTAAAAGTTTTATGGTTCTTTCAtgcttttgcttttgtgttttaaaatgtggaaagaccttgagggagagaagaggaagcaaaatgttatcagaagaggaaaaaaaaatcttgtgaaTGCTACCTGCAGGGGAAAATGTGAAACTGGATctgaatttcctttttgtttttgagaagaATGTTACTGCCTATGAAATATGAGGCCTGTGAAGGACAAAATGTTTCAAAGTCACTCTTTGGAACAGCCCCCAAATTCCACATGTGGGGTGTTtttgtcacatgactgaacaacttgtAACTGACAGTGAAAGCTATGGAGTCTCCTTTTGTGAAATCAGAAATCTCAGACTTCCAATTACCTATCACCTATCACTTattatgtgcttcccaggtggctcagtggtaaagaatctgcctgccagtgcaggagacacgagagattaaggttcaatccctgggtcaggaagattatttggaggaggaaatggcaacccactccagtattcttgcctggagaatccccatggacagaggagcctggtgggctacagtccatggggtcacaaagggtcagaaatGGCTGAGGATGCACAAAGTAGCCCTAGCCTATCACTTATTATTCATTCTGTAAAAATTATGGTAATATCTACTATGTACCAGGTACAGCATCATGTTGTGaagatgaagataatggtgaGAAAAAACTGACACCTTCCCTTGTGTCTTGGAGTTCACCATCTAGTGTACACAGATAACAGACATAATGGCCACAACTATGACTGATGCCAGAGACAATAGGAGAGGCCATGAAAACACAGGAAAGCTGATATGCTTTGGAGGTCAGGAAACAGGCTCCTGTAAGGCAGTCAGGACTGAGGTGAAATATCAAAGGACATTCCAGGTTGTGGGAAGAACCTAGAGAGAAACTCTGggataggaaggaaggaaggggactgCTCCTGGAACTAAAAAGCAGGGAGGAAAAGCTAGAGGTAGGATGGAGAGAAATGGCCAGGAGAGGGCTCCAAATTGGTATCACAGACCCTCATAGAGCTGCTTTTCCACCTCTTCTAGATTTCTGACTTTATGTTAAAAGAAAATGGACAGCCATTAAAGGGTTTGAAAGAGAGATGTGACAAGATTTgatggtgtttttaaaaaaccacactGAACGTGAGAGGTTGGAAGCCAGCAGGAGACCTGATGGGGTGAGCGATGGGGGCTAGTTCAAAGGCTGTGGCTGTAACCCTGACCAGAGATGGTAGTGTCAGAAGAGATAGAATCGGAGTTTCTTGAAATATTGATAGTTAAGCCAGTAGCGAAGGACTGGATGGGAGAGGAAGCAATAGGTGATCAGGGAAGATgttggggtgggcagggtgggaggaggcGGTGAAGTTACCCACGGTACCGTAAGTGGCTGAGCATCCAAACGATTAATCGCGGGGCTGGTCAGAAAGCGGGAAGGAGGGTTTGTGTGGGTGTGTAGGTACAAGGAAAGGGAGGTGTGAGTGGCAACAGGAGAGAGGGGCAGGCGTCATgtttgtgggggaggggtggaagtGAATGGCCGCTCTAGCGCCTAGGCCTCcagtctttccaacccaaggagtGGCTTTGAAACTTTGGACGATGACCCCCAGGGAGAAATACATTCTACACAGTCCGCCAGCACACAGACAGGGGATAGAGAAATTCACAAGACAGTGTTTCCTGGTTTCACATGCAACGAAGGGAGAtttcttattttgtgtgtgttagtggctcagtcatgtccgactctttgtgaccccatggcgtatgtagctcaccaggctcctctgtccatgggattctccaggcaagaatattggagtgggttgccatgcccttctccagatttCCTAatcttacacttaaaaaaaaaaaaaaaaaagcggtcAGCTTGGGCATCCCCCCGACTCTCCTGCACCCTTCCCCTAGGCGCTGATGGCGGTGCTGACGGCGGTGCTGATGGCGGCTGCGACCATTGTGGCGTCACCCGCGGGGTACTTTGTGACGCAGGAGCTGGGGCGAGGCCTTTAGGGCAGGAGGCACAACCCGGCAGCCAGACCGCGCAGCAGTTTGTGCCAGAAGCACGGCGGGCAGCTCCGGCGACCGAACACTCAGCGGCGGCCCTTCACTCTCCAAAGATGTCAGCCTCCACCTCCTCTCGCCGGCCCATCAAGGGAATCCTGAAAAACAAAGGTTCCACCGCTTCCTCAGTAGCAGGCTCGGCCCAGCAGTCCGGTGGACCACTCCAGGAGGTCCATAGAAAGAAATCCCAAAAGTGGGACGAGTCGAACATCTTGGCGACCTACCGTCCAGAGTACAGAGACTACGATTTCATGAAGATGAATGAGCCCAGCACTCCCCAGTTCGGTCCGCAGAATCTTGGGGAAAGAAGTGCAGAGAGTGAAGCCACGGCCCTCGACAGCTTAACCAAGAGATTGGCCGCCACCCACACCTCCGATTCCAGCTATTCAGTGCGGGACCCCGAACTGGATGGACCGCACAGCAGCAAAATCTACCTTGACAGGCAAGAGAAACGTCGGCAGtttgaaatgaaaaggaaacttcACTACAGCGAAGGAAAGAACATCAAACTCGCCCGACAACTGATTTCCAGAGATCTACTGCATGACTACGAGGATGATAATAACGAAGAAAGTTCGCATGTCATCAGCCACGACAAGACTACCACCCAGGAAGAAGCAGAGCAAGGCGCCACCAGCGACGAAGGCCTGCAGACACAGACCTGCTGCTACCTCGGTGATGACGAAGACGACAAGTAGATCGGGTTTGATCGAGTAGACAATGCTCGATCCACGCTGCAATTGTTGGATCCACAACTTGTTCCTGTAATCTTCAGCTTCT
The nucleotide sequence above comes from Bos javanicus breed banteng chromosome X, ARS-OSU_banteng_1.0, whole genome shotgun sequence. Encoded proteins:
- the PPP1R2C gene encoding protein phosphatase inhibitor 2 family member C, giving the protein MAAIDVQIYSPSLTNGVERSAWASPRLSCTLPLGADGGADGGADGGCDHCGVTRGVLCDAGAGARPLGQEAQPGSQTAQQFVPEARRAAPATEHSAAALHSPKMSASTSSRRPIKGILKNKGSTASSVAGSAQQSGGPLQEVHRKKSQKWDESNILATYRPEYRDYDFMKMNEPSTPQFGPQNLGERSAESEATALDSLTKRLAATHTSDSSYSVRDPELDGPHSSKIYLDRQEKRRQFEMKRKLHYSEGKNIKLARQLISRDLLHDYEDDNNEESSHVISHDKTTTQEEAEQGATSDEGLQTQTCCYLGDDEDDK